Proteins encoded together in one Geothermobacter ehrlichii window:
- the cdaA gene encoding diadenylate cyclase CdaA yields the protein MGGLSDGFQNMRWLLDIIDIGLVAFIIYRIILLIKGTRAVQMLLGLVVILIVYTASQVGGLYTLHWLLDNFLSSIILVIVVIFQNDIRRALIHVGRNPFFADMSFREETEVLEELVKACVTMAGRRIGALIVIERETGLKDFLEIGVELDARVNADLIVAIFNPKSPIHDGALVLQQGRLKRAGCFLPLAQDTEVSRNLGTRHRAAVGLTELVDAVAIVVSEETGKISVVIGGRITRDLDATSLKRVLTRLLEPRDRRRQRRTRKR from the coding sequence ATGGGAGGATTGTCCGACGGATTCCAGAATATGCGCTGGCTGCTCGATATCATCGATATCGGGCTGGTGGCGTTCATCATCTACCGGATCATCCTCCTGATCAAGGGCACCCGGGCTGTGCAGATGCTGCTCGGGCTGGTGGTCATTCTCATCGTCTACACCGCCTCGCAGGTCGGCGGCCTCTACACCCTGCACTGGCTGCTCGACAACTTCCTCTCGTCGATCATCCTGGTCATCGTCGTCATCTTCCAGAACGACATCCGGCGGGCGCTGATTCATGTCGGCCGCAATCCGTTTTTCGCTGACATGTCCTTCCGTGAAGAGACCGAGGTGCTCGAGGAGCTGGTCAAGGCCTGCGTCACCATGGCCGGCCGCCGGATCGGTGCCCTGATCGTCATCGAACGCGAAACCGGCCTGAAGGATTTTCTCGAGATCGGCGTCGAACTCGACGCCAGGGTCAACGCCGATCTGATCGTCGCCATCTTCAATCCCAAGTCGCCGATTCACGACGGCGCCCTGGTGCTGCAGCAGGGGCGGCTGAAGCGGGCGGGCTGCTTTCTGCCCCTGGCGCAGGATACCGAGGTGAGCCGCAATCTCGGCACTCGTCACCGGGCCGCGGTCGGCCTGACCGAGCTGGTCGACGCCGTCGCCATCGTTGTTTCGGAGGAGACGGGCAAGATTTCCGTGGTCATCGGCGGCCGCATCACCCGCGACCTCGACGCCACCAGCCTGAAGCGGGTGCTGACCCGGCTTCTTGAGCCGCGGGACCGGCGTCGGCAGCGCAGGACCAGGAAGAGGTAG
- the folP gene encoding dihydropteroate synthase, which translates to MPDSAAPSVLKGRDRELVLDRPRIMGILNLTPDSFYDGGRYRGLDAALRRVEQMVGEGADLIDIGGESTRPGAPAVSVDEELTRVVPVVEAIVRRFDIPLSIDTTKAKVAAACLAAGAHFVNDISGLTFDPEILVPVVRHRAGLFLMHTPARPEIMQQRTAYADVCQEVIAFLREALARARAAGVPKDHLAVDPGIGFGKDLDGNLQLLGRLDEIAGLGVPVLLGTSRKSFIGRILGLEDPGDRLYGTLATVALGVSRGVMIHRVHDVRPARETALVAWAIERGGSGRGT; encoded by the coding sequence ATGCCTGATTCGGCTGCTCCGTCCGTTCTGAAAGGGCGTGACCGGGAGCTGGTCCTGGACCGGCCGCGGATCATGGGCATTCTCAACCTGACGCCCGACTCCTTCTACGACGGCGGTCGTTACCGGGGGCTGGACGCCGCTTTGCGGCGGGTCGAGCAGATGGTTGGGGAGGGGGCGGACCTGATCGACATCGGCGGCGAAAGCACGCGTCCCGGGGCTCCCGCCGTCAGCGTCGACGAGGAACTGACGCGGGTGGTGCCGGTGGTCGAAGCGATCGTCCGGCGGTTCGACATTCCCCTCTCCATCGACACGACCAAGGCGAAAGTCGCCGCGGCCTGCCTGGCCGCCGGCGCCCATTTTGTCAACGATATCAGTGGACTGACCTTCGATCCGGAGATTCTCGTTCCGGTTGTCCGTCACCGGGCCGGGCTCTTTCTGATGCATACTCCGGCCCGGCCGGAGATCATGCAGCAGCGAACCGCCTACGCCGATGTCTGCCAGGAGGTGATTGCCTTTCTGCGCGAAGCTCTCGCCCGGGCGCGGGCGGCCGGTGTGCCGAAGGACCACCTGGCCGTCGATCCCGGCATCGGCTTCGGCAAGGATCTCGACGGCAACCTGCAGCTGCTTGGCCGACTGGACGAAATTGCCGGGCTGGGCGTTCCGGTGCTGCTGGGAACCTCGCGCAAGAGCTTCATCGGCCGCATTCTCGGCCTGGAAGATCCCGGCGACCGGCTGTACGGTACCCTGGCCACTGTGGCCCTGGGGGTCAGCCGCGGCGTTATGATTCACCGGGTACACGATGTGCGTCCGGCGCGCGAAACGGCGCTGGTCGCCTGGGCCATCGAAAGGGGAGGGTCCGGCAGGGGAACCTAG
- the ftsH gene encoding ATP-dependent zinc metalloprotease FtsH, with protein MNQFYKNLALWLVISLVMILLFNMMTQREQVQKPISYTAFLEAVENGQVKEVTIQGRNLEGSFADDRHFKTYIPDDPDLINNLRAKDVVIEVRPEEDRSFWFSLLVSWGPILLLIAVWIFFMRQMQSGGGKAMSFGKSRAKLLSDGMTRVTFKDVAGIDEAKEELEEIVSYLKDPKKFSRLGGRIPKGVLLVGSPGTGKTLLARAIAGEAGVPFFSISGSDFVEMFVGVGASRVRDLFVQGKKNAPCIIFIDEIDAVGRHRGAGLGGGHDEREQTLNQLLVEMDGFESNEGVILIAATNRPDVLDPALLRPGRFDRQVVVPRPDVKGRLKILQVHARKVQMSSDVDLEVIARGTPGFSGADLANLVNEAALLAARFDKKAVDMEDMESAKDKVMMGAERRSMVITEEEKRVTAYHEAGHALIGLFIPGADPVHKVSIIPRGRAMGVTMYLPEEEKYNETRDGLCTKICTLLGGRVAEELTFDSVTSGASNDLERATAIARKMVCEWGMSDKLGPVTFGEKEGEVFLGRDIGHIKNYSEATAVQIDEEIKAIVRQCYERTRELLQEHHDDLVKVAEALLERETLDGKELRAMVLGPEGGTPEGPGVGKGKALSEGEAGVAEDA; from the coding sequence GTGAACCAGTTTTACAAAAATCTTGCCCTGTGGCTGGTCATTTCTCTGGTCATGATCCTGCTCTTCAACATGATGACCCAGCGGGAACAGGTGCAGAAACCGATATCCTATACCGCTTTTCTCGAGGCCGTCGAAAACGGCCAGGTCAAAGAGGTGACCATCCAGGGACGGAATCTGGAGGGGAGCTTTGCCGATGACCGCCATTTCAAGACCTACATCCCCGACGACCCCGACCTGATCAACAACCTGCGCGCCAAGGATGTCGTCATCGAGGTCCGGCCGGAGGAGGATCGCAGCTTCTGGTTTTCACTGCTGGTTTCCTGGGGGCCGATCCTGCTGCTGATCGCCGTCTGGATCTTCTTCATGCGGCAGATGCAGTCGGGCGGCGGCAAGGCGATGAGCTTCGGCAAGAGCCGGGCCAAGCTGCTCAGCGACGGCATGACGCGGGTCACCTTCAAGGACGTGGCCGGCATCGACGAAGCGAAGGAGGAGCTGGAGGAGATCGTCTCCTACCTGAAGGATCCGAAGAAGTTCTCCCGACTTGGCGGCCGCATTCCCAAGGGAGTGCTGCTGGTCGGCTCGCCCGGTACCGGCAAGACCCTGCTCGCCAGGGCCATCGCCGGCGAGGCCGGGGTCCCCTTCTTCTCCATCTCCGGTTCCGATTTCGTCGAGATGTTTGTCGGCGTCGGCGCCAGTCGGGTGCGTGACCTCTTCGTGCAGGGGAAAAAGAACGCCCCCTGCATCATCTTCATCGACGAGATCGACGCCGTCGGCCGGCATCGCGGCGCCGGCCTGGGAGGCGGCCATGACGAGCGGGAGCAGACCCTGAACCAGCTGCTGGTCGAGATGGACGGCTTCGAGTCGAACGAGGGGGTGATCCTGATTGCCGCCACCAACCGTCCCGACGTGCTCGATCCGGCGCTGCTGCGGCCCGGCCGTTTCGACCGGCAGGTGGTGGTGCCGCGTCCGGATGTCAAGGGGCGGCTGAAGATCCTGCAGGTGCATGCCCGCAAGGTGCAGATGTCATCCGACGTCGATCTCGAGGTCATCGCCCGCGGCACCCCCGGTTTTTCCGGGGCCGATCTGGCCAACCTGGTCAATGAGGCGGCCCTGCTGGCGGCCCGCTTCGACAAGAAGGCGGTCGACATGGAGGACATGGAGTCGGCCAAGGACAAGGTGATGATGGGGGCCGAGCGGCGCTCGATGGTGATCACCGAAGAGGAGAAGCGGGTCACCGCCTACCATGAGGCCGGACACGCCCTGATCGGCCTCTTCATCCCCGGTGCCGATCCGGTGCACAAGGTTTCCATCATTCCGCGCGGCCGGGCGATGGGTGTGACCATGTACCTGCCGGAAGAGGAGAAGTACAATGAGACCCGAGACGGGCTCTGTACCAAGATCTGCACCCTCCTCGGCGGCCGGGTTGCCGAGGAGTTGACCTTCGACAGTGTCACTTCCGGCGCTTCCAACGACCTGGAGCGGGCTACCGCCATCGCCCGCAAGATGGTCTGCGAATGGGGGATGAGCGACAAGCTGGGGCCGGTGACCTTCGGCGAGAAGGAGGGCGAGGTCTTCCTCGGCCGCGACATAGGGCACATCAAGAACTACAGCGAGGCGACGGCCGTTCAGATCGACGAGGAGATCAAGGCCATTGTCCGTCAGTGTTACGAACGGACCCGCGAGCTGCTGCAGGAGCACCACGACGATCTGGTCAAGGTGGCCGAGGCTCTGCTGGAGAGGGAAACCCTCGACGGCAAGGAGCTGCGGGCAATGGTTCTCGGTCCCGAGGGAGGCACCCCGGAAGGGCCGGGCGTCGGCAAGGGCAAGGCCCTGAGTGAAGGCGAGGCCGGAGTGGCGGAGGATGCCTGA
- the tilS gene encoding tRNA lysidine(34) synthetase TilS translates to MEKVLPSFLDRLQRCCGVEPGDGIVVACSGGADSTALLTLLVEAADRLGLRLQVAHLDHGLRLESGDDARFVAELAAGFDLPFFQRRVDVAEVAERMAENLEAAGRRLRREFLREVADRTGARFIALGHHRDDQAETVLFRLLRGSGSTGLRGMAWSDPPFIRPLLGFRRRQLRSLLRSQGISWREDASNRDLGRARNLLRHRVLPLLTELQPDVVDKLADFAARTAIDEDDWRRRVEAWLARHAAPEKEGLCLELPALRSCHEALRLRIWLAALRRVAGRQTDLTSVHLAACDNLLSGRPQAEIHLPSLWVGRRYQAILIRRRPPEPATSWEVFIDGPGRYMLPTGGELLVSVEEGPAGETGGVAEFALAETPFPLRARNRRPGDRFHPAGAPGGRKLKDFFIDAKIPRERRDALPLLLSDDTILWVVGLRRCEGRRPHAGAKTLKVAFSEGESG, encoded by the coding sequence ATGGAAAAGGTGCTCCCGTCCTTTCTTGACCGCCTGCAGCGGTGCTGCGGCGTCGAGCCGGGAGACGGTATTGTCGTCGCCTGTTCCGGCGGTGCCGACTCGACGGCGTTGCTGACGCTGCTGGTCGAAGCCGCTGACCGGCTCGGACTGCGGCTGCAGGTTGCCCACCTCGATCACGGTCTGCGCCTGGAGAGCGGCGACGACGCCCGTTTCGTGGCGGAGCTCGCCGCCGGTTTCGATCTGCCCTTTTTTCAACGGCGAGTCGATGTCGCGGAGGTCGCCGAGCGCATGGCAGAGAACCTGGAGGCTGCCGGCCGGCGGTTGCGGCGGGAGTTCTTGCGCGAGGTTGCCGACCGTACAGGGGCGCGTTTCATTGCCCTCGGCCACCATCGCGACGACCAGGCCGAAACGGTTCTCTTCCGCCTGCTGCGCGGCAGCGGCTCCACCGGGCTGCGCGGCATGGCCTGGAGCGATCCTCCCTTCATCCGGCCGCTGCTCGGTTTTCGTCGCCGACAGTTGCGCTCTTTGCTGCGGTCCCAAGGCATCAGCTGGCGGGAGGACGCCAGCAATCGGGATCTGGGCCGGGCGCGCAACCTGCTGCGGCACCGGGTGCTCCCCCTGTTGACCGAGCTGCAGCCGGACGTGGTCGACAAGCTGGCGGATTTTGCCGCCCGGACGGCCATCGACGAGGATGACTGGCGCCGCCGTGTGGAGGCCTGGCTGGCCAGGCACGCCGCGCCGGAAAAAGAGGGTCTGTGTCTCGAGCTGCCTGCCCTGCGATCCTGTCATGAAGCCCTGCGGCTGCGAATCTGGCTGGCGGCGCTGCGCCGGGTGGCCGGACGCCAGACCGACCTGACCTCCGTTCACCTCGCCGCCTGCGACAACCTGCTGTCCGGCCGCCCCCAGGCCGAGATTCACCTGCCTTCGCTCTGGGTCGGTCGCCGCTACCAGGCGATTCTCATCCGGCGCCGGCCGCCGGAACCTGCCACATCCTGGGAGGTTTTCATCGACGGTCCGGGTCGCTATATGCTGCCGACCGGGGGAGAGCTGCTGGTATCGGTCGAAGAGGGACCGGCGGGGGAGACCGGCGGGGTTGCCGAGTTCGCCCTGGCCGAGACGCCCTTTCCGCTGCGGGCGCGGAACCGGCGGCCGGGAGACCGGTTTCATCCGGCCGGGGCGCCGGGAGGGCGCAAGCTGAAGGACTTCTTCATCGACGCCAAGATTCCCCGGGAGAGGCGGGATGCCCTGCCGCTGCTGCTGTCGGACGATACCATCCTGTGGGTGGTCGGCCTGCGCCGATGCGAGGGCCGGCGTCCGCACGCCGGCGCGAAGACCCTCAAAGTCGCCTTTTCGGAGGGCGAAAGTGGCTGA
- a CDS encoding SPOR domain-containing protein has translation MTAKAGTRTQRRMARRQAMLLFVAVLVVALVSFSLGVMVGRSGHRPAPRSAAAGKPLILPEAKPAPLEPPAVEHDEEKSAAAPVEEKLTFYDTLPRGEQPLGSGINLPKPSAKQPQPEQAATIAPSPQPAPAGKPEPVVQPARPAAPERQAEPAATSSTNESGYVLQVASFRDVKQAEALSRRLAGKGYDAFVRRVDLGGKGIWQRVYVGPYSDRPTAEKAAKKLKLKEKFSPLVRRQ, from the coding sequence ATGACTGCAAAAGCGGGGACGCGAACCCAGCGCCGCATGGCGCGCCGTCAGGCGATGCTCCTTTTCGTGGCCGTTCTGGTGGTGGCGCTCGTCTCGTTTTCCCTTGGGGTCATGGTCGGTCGGAGCGGGCATCGCCCGGCGCCCCGGTCCGCTGCCGCCGGCAAGCCCCTGATTCTGCCTGAGGCGAAGCCAGCGCCGCTGGAGCCGCCGGCGGTCGAGCATGACGAAGAAAAGTCCGCCGCGGCGCCGGTGGAAGAGAAACTGACGTTCTACGATACCCTGCCCCGGGGAGAGCAGCCTCTGGGCAGCGGCATCAACCTGCCCAAGCCGTCGGCGAAGCAACCGCAACCGGAGCAGGCGGCGACCATCGCTCCGTCGCCGCAGCCGGCGCCTGCCGGCAAACCGGAGCCGGTTGTACAGCCGGCCCGGCCGGCCGCGCCCGAACGGCAAGCGGAACCGGCTGCCACGTCGTCGACGAACGAGTCCGGGTATGTGCTGCAGGTGGCCTCGTTCAGGGACGTCAAACAGGCCGAAGCCCTGAGCCGCCGCCTGGCCGGCAAGGGATATGACGCTTTCGTCCGGCGGGTCGATCTCGGTGGCAAGGGCATCTGGCAACGGGTTTACGTCGGTCCCTACAGCGATCGGCCGACGGCGGAAAAGGCGGCGAAGAAGCTGAAACTCAAGGAGAAATTCTCGCCGCTCGTCCGCCGTCAGTAG
- the argS gene encoding arginine--tRNA ligase — MKERIRNLIHAGLRRCFDSGSLVSGQIPEQLTIEVPANPEHGDFATNVAMLMARAEKKAPRQIAEILVGELGDGEGFLERVEIAGPGFVNFFLSRRCWYRVLDEIHRQGSTYGRSGIGGGERVQVEFVSANPTGPLHIGHGRGAVVGDAVASVLEATGHRVEREYYINDAGNQVTLLGRSILCRAKELSGLQVDFPEDGYRGEYIRDVARALLAERQDVVELADDEAVEVCSRFGVRFLLDRIRDDLAEFGIRFDTWYSESSLYERNLVQTELAKLTEKGLTFERDGALWLRTTDHGDDKDRVLIRSDGSPTYFASDVAYHMEKFDRGFQRVIDVWGADHHGYVPRMKAMLAGLGRDPEALQILMIQMVNLLRGGEPVAMGKRSGQFVTLREVVDEVGRDACRFFFLTRRPDSQLDFDLELAKQQSNDNPVYYVQYAHARVCSVNRNAAEAGIALPTAGEVDFDRLEQEDELALAKLLQQYPEVLVAAARHLEPHRVIYYLQDLAAQFHSYYNRSRILVDDIATSRARLYLVNAVRIVLANALHLMGVSAPERM; from the coding sequence ATGAAAGAACGAATCAGGAATCTTATTCACGCCGGTCTGCGGCGCTGTTTCGACAGCGGCAGCCTCGTCTCCGGCCAGATCCCCGAGCAGCTGACCATCGAAGTTCCGGCCAACCCGGAGCACGGTGATTTCGCCACCAATGTCGCCATGCTCATGGCCCGCGCCGAGAAGAAGGCGCCGCGGCAGATCGCCGAGATTCTGGTCGGCGAGCTGGGCGACGGTGAAGGCTTCCTCGAGCGGGTGGAGATCGCCGGGCCGGGATTTGTCAACTTCTTTCTCAGCCGCCGCTGCTGGTACCGGGTGCTGGACGAGATCCATCGTCAGGGCAGTACCTACGGCCGCAGCGGGATCGGTGGCGGCGAACGGGTGCAGGTGGAGTTCGTCAGCGCCAATCCGACGGGTCCGCTGCACATCGGTCATGGCCGGGGAGCCGTGGTCGGTGACGCCGTCGCCAGCGTGCTGGAAGCGACAGGCCACCGGGTCGAGCGGGAGTATTACATCAACGACGCCGGCAACCAGGTCACGCTGCTCGGCCGCTCCATCCTCTGTCGGGCGAAGGAGCTGTCCGGCCTTCAGGTCGATTTTCCCGAGGATGGCTACCGGGGCGAGTACATCCGCGATGTCGCCCGCGCCCTGCTCGCGGAGCGACAGGATGTCGTCGAGCTGGCCGATGACGAGGCGGTCGAGGTCTGCAGCCGTTTCGGCGTCCGCTTCCTGCTCGACCGCATCCGGGACGATCTGGCCGAGTTCGGCATCCGTTTCGACACCTGGTACAGCGAATCGTCCCTCTACGAGCGCAACCTGGTGCAGACCGAACTGGCCAAGCTGACCGAAAAGGGGCTGACCTTCGAACGGGACGGCGCTCTCTGGCTGCGCACCACCGACCATGGCGACGACAAGGACCGGGTTCTGATCCGCTCCGACGGATCGCCGACCTATTTCGCCTCTGACGTCGCCTATCACATGGAAAAGTTCGACCGCGGTTTCCAGCGGGTGATCGATGTCTGGGGGGCCGACCATCACGGCTACGTGCCGCGCATGAAGGCGATGCTGGCCGGACTCGGCCGCGATCCCGAGGCGTTGCAGATTCTGATGATCCAGATGGTCAACCTGCTGCGCGGCGGCGAACCGGTGGCCATGGGCAAGCGTTCGGGGCAGTTCGTCACCCTGCGCGAAGTGGTCGACGAAGTGGGGCGGGACGCCTGCCGTTTCTTTTTTCTGACCCGCCGGCCGGACAGCCAGCTCGATTTCGACCTGGAGCTGGCCAAGCAGCAGAGCAACGACAACCCGGTCTATTACGTCCAGTACGCTCATGCCCGGGTCTGCAGCGTCAACCGCAACGCCGCCGAGGCGGGAATCGCCCTGCCGACGGCCGGAGAGGTCGATTTCGACCGGCTGGAGCAGGAGGATGAACTGGCGCTGGCCAAGCTGCTGCAGCAGTACCCCGAAGTCCTTGTCGCGGCGGCGCGCCATCTCGAGCCGCACCGGGTCATCTACTATCTGCAGGATCTGGCGGCGCAGTTTCACAGCTACTACAATCGTAGCCGCATTCTGGTCGACGACATCGCGACCAGCCGGGCCAGGCTCTACCTGGTCAATGCCGTCCGGATCGTACTGGCCAACGCCCTGCATCTGATGGGAGTCAGCGCGCCGGAAAGAATGTAG
- a CDS encoding FtsB family cell division protein, whose protein sequence is MAGEQVRKERWRFPAWWLVPLLLFLGFAFFGENGVVHMFKRYRQKQQLQVEVARLQRENDRLRREIDALKNDWRYIEAIARQKLGMVRKDEIIYQFPQAEKGSRGKTSASGPAPLP, encoded by the coding sequence ATGGCGGGTGAACAGGTCAGAAAAGAGAGGTGGCGTTTTCCGGCCTGGTGGCTGGTGCCGCTGCTGCTCTTTCTCGGGTTCGCCTTTTTCGGCGAGAACGGCGTCGTTCACATGTTCAAGCGCTATCGGCAGAAACAGCAGCTGCAGGTCGAGGTTGCGCGGCTGCAGCGCGAGAACGACCGGCTGCGGCGGGAGATCGACGCCCTGAAGAACGACTGGCGCTATATCGAAGCCATCGCCAGGCAGAAACTGGGCATGGTGCGCAAGGATGAAATCATCTACCAGTTTCCCCAGGCCGAAAAGGGAAGCCGCGGCAAGACGAGCGCTTCCGGGCCGGCGCCCCTGCCCTGA
- a CDS encoding LPS-assembly protein LptD: protein MQFRVLLHLCLLLAFAGQAVAETATKGKPSPVDGVPVAVAEQDAAVPAVAQPKAANRGKQAVRDGKTSLEELQRRPVDIAADRLEQDEQAGWYRAEGNVRVTSGPVSLLSDRVRVNPETEDVLAEGHVVLEGPEGILRGDRLAMNLGTGLGRLDGGSVFLRENNFHIAGDLIEKIGEKTYTVRRGTFTSCDGIDPDWHFSARDLKVTVDGYARGRHAFFYLGGLPVLYTPYILFPVKRERETGLLMSSFGYSQRRGTQISVPFYWAIARNQDATFYLDWLSELGLGKGIEYRYIFGQENAGEARYYHVSGTGGAGDRYAVEWDHVGPLPGGWIFTSDSEYVSSRDYWQDFGEVAGEYNKDKVDSTLTLGKGWRRINLTGQLRYSKDLQGDNDQTLQRLPEVRLDVLRQRIGQTAYSWELESSATYFWRREGIKGERLLLRPALSADWSLWDVFEIQPTIGYTERLYWTSNDGPGYEEKGLFDFSTRVSTRISRVYQPVDMRVERLRHSIEPDIRYEFVPNRDQSQLPEFDVRDRIDARNRISYGLVNRFVGRWSGEDGSPVYHEFLYLRLSQEYDIRESRRSLLDPTDEKRPFSSLRTEMILRPNAGTLLDLDFRYDPDAGRQRFSTFNLLGRYRDGRGNGIKAEYRYARNQVEYVDATLEFDLFRPVYLDYRHRYDLRDDEELEKALDLEYRSQCWSLFLTLRDREGDRSFMVTFELAGLGRVGSIGGSLGGGN, encoded by the coding sequence ATGCAGTTTCGCGTTCTTCTTCATCTCTGCCTGCTGCTGGCTTTCGCCGGCCAGGCCGTTGCCGAAACGGCGACAAAGGGGAAACCGTCGCCAGTGGACGGTGTGCCGGTCGCCGTGGCGGAGCAGGATGCCGCCGTGCCCGCCGTCGCGCAGCCGAAGGCCGCCAATCGAGGCAAACAGGCCGTCAGGGACGGAAAGACATCGCTCGAAGAACTCCAGCGCCGACCGGTCGACATCGCCGCCGACCGGCTCGAACAGGACGAGCAGGCCGGCTGGTACCGCGCCGAGGGGAATGTCCGTGTCACCTCCGGCCCGGTCAGCCTCCTGTCCGACCGGGTGCGGGTCAACCCGGAAACCGAGGACGTTCTGGCCGAGGGACATGTCGTGCTGGAGGGGCCGGAGGGCATTTTGCGGGGCGACAGGCTGGCCATGAACCTCGGCACCGGCCTGGGACGTCTCGACGGCGGCAGCGTCTTTCTGCGTGAAAACAACTTTCACATTGCCGGCGACCTGATCGAGAAGATCGGGGAGAAGACCTATACCGTTCGCCGCGGCACCTTCACCAGTTGCGACGGCATTGATCCTGACTGGCATTTTTCCGCCCGCGACCTGAAGGTGACCGTCGACGGCTACGCCCGGGGGCGGCACGCGTTCTTCTACCTCGGCGGGCTGCCGGTACTCTACACTCCCTACATCCTTTTCCCGGTCAAGAGGGAGCGGGAGACCGGCCTGCTGATGTCGAGTTTCGGCTATTCGCAGCGGCGCGGCACCCAGATTTCCGTTCCCTTCTACTGGGCGATCGCCCGCAACCAGGACGCCACCTTCTATCTCGACTGGCTCTCCGAGCTCGGCCTGGGCAAGGGGATCGAGTACCGTTACATCTTCGGACAGGAGAACGCCGGCGAAGCCCGCTACTATCATGTCAGCGGAACCGGGGGGGCTGGCGACCGCTACGCGGTCGAGTGGGACCATGTCGGGCCATTGCCGGGCGGCTGGATTTTCACTTCCGACAGCGAGTATGTCAGCAGCCGTGACTACTGGCAGGATTTCGGCGAAGTCGCCGGCGAGTACAACAAGGACAAGGTCGATTCGACTCTCACTCTCGGCAAGGGCTGGCGGCGCATCAACCTGACCGGACAGCTGCGTTACAGCAAGGATCTGCAGGGCGACAACGATCAGACCCTGCAGCGGCTGCCCGAGGTCCGCCTCGACGTGCTGCGACAGCGTATCGGCCAGACGGCCTATTCATGGGAGCTGGAGTCGTCCGCCACCTATTTCTGGCGGCGGGAAGGAATCAAGGGAGAACGGCTTCTGCTGCGGCCGGCCCTGTCCGCCGACTGGTCCCTGTGGGATGTCTTCGAGATACAGCCGACGATCGGCTACACCGAGCGTCTCTACTGGACGTCGAACGACGGACCTGGTTACGAGGAGAAGGGACTGTTCGATTTCAGCACCCGAGTCTCCACTCGCATCTCCCGCGTCTATCAGCCCGTCGACATGCGGGTCGAGCGCCTGCGGCACTCGATCGAACCGGATATCCGCTACGAGTTCGTCCCCAACCGCGATCAGTCGCAGCTGCCCGAATTCGATGTCCGTGACCGGATCGATGCTCGCAACCGGATCAGCTACGGCCTGGTCAACCGCTTTGTCGGCAGGTGGAGCGGCGAGGACGGCAGTCCCGTCTACCACGAATTCCTTTATCTGCGGCTCTCCCAGGAGTATGATATCAGGGAGTCGCGCCGGTCCCTGCTCGATCCGACCGACGAAAAGCGTCCCTTTTCATCGTTGCGGACCGAGATGATCCTGCGGCCGAATGCCGGCACCCTGCTCGATCTCGATTTCCGTTACGATCCGGATGCCGGCCGGCAGCGTTTTTCCACCTTCAACCTGCTGGGGCGCTACCGGGACGGTCGGGGGAACGGCATCAAGGCCGAGTACCGCTATGCCAGAAACCAGGTCGAATACGTCGACGCGACGCTCGAATTCGATCTGTTCCGACCCGTCTATCTCGATTACCGGCACCGGTACGATCTGCGCGACGATGAAGAACTGGAGAAGGCTCTCGACCTGGAATACCGCAGCCAGTGCTGGAGTCTCTTTCTGACTTTGCGCGATCGTGAAGGCGATCGTTCCTTCATGGTGACTTTCGAGCTGGCCGGACTCGGTCGGGTCGGCAGCATCGGCGGAAGTCTCGGCGGCGGAAACTGA